The nucleotide window AGGAGATCATGAACGAGATTAGGAAACAAGGTAATTACTATGTCATTGTGGACAGAAAAGAGCTGGAGGCTATGAGAGAGGACAAAAGGAAGGTGGATGAGGCCTTCAAGACTGCCATGGTAGAGGTCGTGAGAAACTGGGGAAGGATTGCAGAGGAGAAGCTGAAAGACACCAACATTCCTCTTTACGTGAACCTAGGCAATGACGACCCTCTTTACCTTTTCGACGTAATAGACGAGTCCAAGATCATGAGACGATGCGAAGATATGGTAGTGAACCTATCTGGGTACGAGATGATCTCATTTGGATACGTTAACCCGACACCGTGGAACACCCCACGAGAAATGAAAGAGGAGGAGATCTACGCTAGGTTAAAGGAGGAAGCAAAGAAGGTATCCTCGATGGAAAAGGCCATATTCAATGTACACGCTCCTCCCTACAACACTAATTTGGATAATGCCCCAATGCTGGATTCCAATTTGAAACCTGTAATAAAAGGAGGAGAGATTGTAATGACCCACGTAGGTTCCCAATCCGTGAGGAGAGTAATAGAGGAAGAACAGCCCCTCTTGGGTATTCACGGTCACATTCACGAGTCTAGGGGGTTTGACAAGTTAGGGAGAACTCTAGTCCTTAATCCGGGTAGTGAACATAACGAGGGAATACTACACGCAGCTTACATTGTCCTAGAGAAGGGGAAGATAAAGGCTCATCAGTTCATTATTGGATAGGATACAATGAGCTGAAAATTATTAACTTTCTAATAGATTAATACTAGCTCTCACATGAATGATTAAAATTTCCCTTGAAAGCGGCGCTTAGCGCTGCCTATGAAAACCCTCTTATCCCTTAACGCTTTCTTTAAAAGGTGAGTTCTCGGGACTATTAAAGGGAAGGTGAGATTCTCCATAAACCTCCTCGGTTATATAACAAGAGTTTATACCCTATAAACGTTCAAAAGGTTTTTATTATATTAATACCTATTCTATCCTATATGAGTCACACAGTTTCTCAAATTGCTACAA belongs to Metallosphaera tengchongensis and includes:
- a CDS encoding metallophosphoesterase family protein, producing the protein MGLFKRKEQEPSGDLVKILYTTDIHGSDVIFKKFLNAGKIYKVDFLIIGGDIAGKSLTPIIELGEGKYEVDGSTVGREGLQEIMNEIRKQGNYYVIVDRKELEAMREDKRKVDEAFKTAMVEVVRNWGRIAEEKLKDTNIPLYVNLGNDDPLYLFDVIDESKIMRRCEDMVVNLSGYEMISFGYVNPTPWNTPREMKEEEIYARLKEEAKKVSSMEKAIFNVHAPPYNTNLDNAPMLDSNLKPVIKGGEIVMTHVGSQSVRRVIEEEQPLLGIHGHIHESRGFDKLGRTLVLNPGSEHNEGILHAAYIVLEKGKIKAHQFIIG